From the genome of Arthrobacter alpinus, one region includes:
- a CDS encoding GNAT family N-acetyltransferase: MSSEDSGAPTMTQPHYPIRTQRLRLRPVVEADTAAINGYRSLPAVARYLPHPPQSMQDTALTVKSMAGQSALTQPGQWLDLAVEHGESGQLVGEVLLKWDAENSQCGEIGFVFGPEVQGQGVAFEASTAALELAFNDFGWHRVEGICDARNQKSATLMGRLGMRAEARFVESDWSKGEWVSLLHYAVLRREWLARA; this comes from the coding sequence ATGTCTTCCGAAGATTCCGGCGCCCCCACCATGACACAGCCCCACTACCCGATCCGCACCCAGCGGCTGCGCCTGCGCCCGGTCGTCGAGGCGGACACAGCCGCCATCAATGGCTACAGGTCTTTGCCTGCGGTGGCAAGATACTTGCCGCACCCGCCGCAATCCATGCAGGACACGGCGCTGACGGTGAAGTCGATGGCTGGACAGTCGGCGTTGACCCAGCCCGGCCAATGGCTGGATCTGGCCGTGGAGCATGGTGAGTCCGGCCAGCTGGTCGGTGAAGTGCTGCTTAAATGGGACGCCGAGAATTCGCAGTGTGGCGAGATAGGATTCGTGTTTGGCCCGGAAGTACAGGGACAAGGGGTCGCGTTTGAGGCGTCTACGGCGGCACTGGAGCTGGCTTTCAACGACTTTGGCTGGCACCGGGTGGAGGGGATCTGTGATGCTCGCAACCAGAAATCGGCCACGTTGATGGGCAGGCTGGGCATGCGGGCGGAGGCCCGGTTTGTGGAGTCCGACTGGTCCAAGGGTGAGTGGGTCTCACTCCTGCACTATGCAGTCCTGCGCCGGGAATGGCTGGCCCGGGCGTGA
- a CDS encoding acyl-CoA thioesterase → MHLFIRTFFHIFVSLRRPRTSLWSESTVPMRVWPTDVDVALHINNGMYFSLMDLGRIDLMLRAKAWQRTLRRGWSMVVARETITFRKSLKLWQRYSMETRIAGIDERAMYFEQRMVADGEIYATATVAVRFVAKGASVSPEQVLAEFGTPPAGLVLPEWIHQWRMDTALPSTRRPAPHDWAGTPTP, encoded by the coding sequence ATGCACCTGTTTATTCGCACGTTCTTTCACATCTTTGTTTCGCTGCGACGCCCTCGGACCTCCCTGTGGTCCGAGTCGACCGTGCCCATGAGAGTGTGGCCTACGGACGTAGATGTGGCTCTGCACATCAACAACGGCATGTACTTTTCGCTCATGGACCTGGGCCGGATCGATCTGATGCTTCGAGCGAAAGCGTGGCAGCGCACGCTCCGGCGCGGCTGGAGCATGGTGGTGGCTAGGGAGACCATCACGTTTCGGAAATCTCTGAAGCTGTGGCAGCGGTACAGCATGGAAACCCGCATTGCGGGCATCGATGAGAGGGCCATGTATTTTGAGCAGCGGATGGTGGCCGACGGCGAAATTTATGCCACAGCCACGGTGGCCGTGAGGTTTGTGGCAAAGGGTGCATCTGTGAGCCCCGAGCAGGTTCTGGCCGAATTCGGTACCCCACCAGCTGGGCTGGTGCTCCCGGAATGGATCCACCAGTGGCGTATGGACACCGCCTTGCCCAGCACGCGCCGTCCGGCACCCCATGACTGGGCGGGCACGCCCACGCCGTGA
- a CDS encoding sensor histidine kinase, whose product MRRNGRLGSSQEAGIPRWRLGTTGEFFQLRQNRRVLFSQLPLTVTSLLLVALLAMIDPGLIADREVLLGITFVVVLTAVAALSPWEKLPHWAPWTVPLLDFVAIAFLLHGAAASLNGLAFLTVFPVLWLAWSDIPATATRIIAFVAPLCIVWAPFILGSAAPSRAGMIKPLLVPLILLGLATAATVVTRSLNLQARRLAESGAVSRRRARQLDTILNAASAGVVVVDEHGHDVLMNKHQQAIHTLATPAGAVDPDEAGLLVFGPDKVTPVDVESRPVRRAVKGEEYSGELFWLGDGVHQQAMATSARQIVDDDGSRQGAVIVFHNVTEVMLAMEAQESFVSNVSHELRTPLTSIVGYLELAMEESVDGSVRRYLQVASRNADRLLTLVDDLLRSASGGMNIAAVAGNLAAVVEAGVAAAQPLAHNLDINLRCSAEPELWGTFDPVRMGQALDNLVSNALKYSVHGNVVDVHGFRDGGDLVVEVADAGLGMSQGEQARLFTRFYRTGEARSSSIPGVGLGLSITKAIVEGHGGTISVASKLGVGSTFTLRIPAGDDRR is encoded by the coding sequence TTGAGGCGTAATGGGAGGCTTGGGTCCTCCCAGGAAGCTGGCATTCCACGGTGGCGCCTGGGCACCACTGGTGAATTTTTTCAGCTACGCCAAAACCGTCGTGTACTGTTCAGCCAGCTTCCGCTGACCGTCACGAGTCTGCTTCTGGTTGCGCTGCTGGCCATGATCGATCCCGGGTTGATAGCCGACCGGGAGGTTCTGCTGGGTATCACCTTCGTCGTGGTCCTGACAGCTGTTGCCGCGCTGTCCCCCTGGGAAAAACTGCCCCACTGGGCGCCTTGGACCGTCCCACTGCTTGACTTCGTCGCCATTGCTTTCCTTCTCCATGGGGCCGCGGCATCCCTGAACGGTCTGGCGTTTCTGACCGTCTTTCCCGTGCTGTGGCTGGCCTGGTCCGACATTCCAGCCACCGCCACACGCATCATCGCCTTCGTGGCCCCCCTATGCATTGTCTGGGCGCCGTTTATTCTCGGCAGCGCGGCCCCTTCGCGGGCGGGGATGATCAAGCCTTTGTTGGTGCCACTGATCCTGCTGGGACTGGCCACGGCAGCCACCGTCGTGACAAGGAGCCTGAACCTGCAAGCGAGAAGGCTGGCAGAATCCGGTGCCGTCAGTCGACGTCGGGCACGGCAGCTGGACACCATTCTCAATGCAGCGTCCGCAGGCGTGGTGGTGGTGGATGAGCACGGGCATGACGTGCTCATGAACAAGCACCAGCAAGCCATTCATACGCTGGCAACACCCGCAGGAGCCGTTGATCCCGATGAGGCCGGGCTGCTCGTCTTTGGCCCGGACAAAGTGACGCCAGTGGACGTTGAAAGCCGTCCCGTCCGGCGTGCCGTGAAGGGCGAAGAATATTCGGGGGAGCTGTTCTGGCTCGGCGACGGCGTGCACCAGCAGGCCATGGCAACCTCCGCCCGGCAGATTGTTGACGATGACGGCAGTCGCCAAGGTGCCGTCATCGTCTTCCACAACGTCACCGAGGTCATGCTCGCCATGGAGGCCCAGGAGAGTTTCGTCTCCAACGTCTCCCACGAATTGCGCACACCGCTGACCTCCATCGTGGGCTACCTGGAACTTGCCATGGAGGAGTCTGTGGATGGGTCCGTGCGGCGCTACCTCCAGGTGGCCTCACGCAATGCTGACCGCTTGCTGACCCTGGTCGACGACCTTCTGCGCTCAGCAAGCGGCGGCATGAACATTGCCGCCGTCGCCGGGAACCTGGCAGCCGTGGTGGAGGCAGGGGTGGCCGCCGCGCAGCCACTGGCCCACAACCTGGACATAAACCTCAGATGCTCGGCCGAGCCGGAGTTGTGGGGGACCTTTGATCCAGTGCGGATGGGGCAGGCACTGGACAACCTGGTCTCCAACGCCCTGAAGTACTCCGTGCACGGCAACGTGGTTGACGTGCACGGATTCCGTGACGGCGGTGACCTGGTGGTGGAAGTGGCCGATGCCGGCCTTGGAATGAGCCAGGGGGAGCAGGCGCGGCTCTTTACCCGCTTTTACCGCACAGGCGAGGCCCGCAGCTCCAGCATTCCCGGCGTTGGGCTGGGTTTGTCCATCACGAAGGCCATTGTTGAAGGCCACGGCGGAACAATCAGTGTTGCCAGCAAGCTAGGGGTGGGTAGCACTTTCACTCTGAGGATTCCTGCGGGCGACGACAGGCGGTAG
- a CDS encoding response regulator transcription factor produces the protein MLEFKGKKALIVEDDDDIRGLLEIVLSQMGFAVTSAGTGAAGLECARNERPELVTLDVGLPDMNGIEVLRAMRTFNEDKIVMLTSRGRQSEIAAGIDAGATAYLLKPFKPRALREELAAILEA, from the coding sequence ATGCTTGAATTTAAGGGGAAAAAGGCGCTGATTGTCGAAGACGACGACGATATTCGCGGACTGCTTGAGATCGTCCTCTCACAGATGGGGTTTGCCGTGACGTCGGCCGGCACGGGTGCCGCAGGACTTGAGTGTGCCCGCAACGAACGTCCCGAACTGGTCACCTTGGATGTGGGACTGCCGGACATGAACGGAATCGAGGTCCTGCGGGCAATGCGCACCTTCAACGAAGACAAGATTGTGATGCTGACATCCCGTGGCCGGCAAAGCGAAATTGCTGCGGGCATTGACGCCGGGGCCACCGCCTACCTTTTGAAGCCTTTCAAACCACGCGCTCTCCGCGAGGAACTCGCGGCAATCCTTGAGGCGTAA
- a CDS encoding DUF456 domain-containing protein gives MDAQTIWTIICAVAILVGVTGTIVPVLPGSLLIGVSVLVWALVVGQPVGWVSFGIAVAFVGAGMLSSAVLTGRTMKARAIPGRSVVAGLVLGVVGFFVIPVVGLLLGFAAGLFLSEFQRQKAFKPAISSSLAALKATGLGMLAEFGFASLAAGTWATGAVLYFLNR, from the coding sequence ATGGATGCACAAACAATCTGGACCATCATCTGCGCAGTGGCCATCCTGGTCGGCGTCACCGGCACCATCGTGCCGGTGCTGCCGGGCAGCCTGCTCATCGGCGTCAGCGTGCTGGTATGGGCGCTGGTGGTGGGACAGCCCGTGGGCTGGGTGAGCTTTGGGATAGCGGTGGCATTTGTTGGTGCCGGCATGCTCTCCAGCGCAGTGCTGACGGGGCGGACCATGAAGGCCCGGGCCATCCCCGGCCGCTCGGTGGTCGCCGGACTCGTGTTGGGGGTGGTGGGTTTCTTTGTCATCCCCGTGGTGGGCCTGTTGCTGGGCTTCGCCGCGGGTCTGTTTCTCTCGGAATTTCAGCGCCAGAAGGCTTTCAAGCCGGCTATTTCCTCCTCCCTGGCCGCCCTTAAAGCGACAGGGTTGGGCATGCTGGCCGAGTTTGGCTTCGCCTCCCTGGCCGCCGGTACGTGGGCGACAGGGGCGGTGCTGTACTTCCTGAACCGCTGA
- a CDS encoding HtaA domain-containing protein yields MPSTHRAPWWRRPMGVLATLAIAGSGLAAGATGAQANEATPASPTTSAVELTGGQLDWGVSKFFRDYITGNIAKGAITPAGGASANPDGTLRFPAVALDSAGRTLAFGGSVAFTGHHGALSTNISDIRIDLAQGMLLADVESISMSTGLLEKYDDVKFATVDTAGVQETGTAFVGTALPSAIHADGVPAFSNVFNAGAAFDPVTFNVTYKTVVQAPVVGVSPAAVSAVPGETATFTAAATGHDSVQWQLSAAGTGPWTDIAGATGEQLVVVADPALNGNLYRAAFSNPGGVVSSDPAALTVGDAPKVWRPALSVFAADGLTPLTAAVPEGTKVLVRGSGYDPAANVAASGSRPPISAGNPAGLYVVFGKFADEWKPSSGAQPSARVVGNQKWAMSQAAFDLIVPAYQSSVKGQWVEVAADGSFAAELTVQKKVVSGEPVEWPGVGNFGAYTYAAGGTVNATQELYAPITVGDAPVVSTATLSVTPADGLKHGSTLRVSGSGYVPGRVIYVAEVAQGPGGNARPALHERAQRVEVRADGTFGPLEVSVTTVFENGEFTAVKDQLFIATFNSPLLGDNTDHDYSNDRSQDAFQALAWADPSAPVVDPTPEVPVPAINTEAKAVEAGQPITFTGSNFTPGGVLAFTEGENVLAVSGPASPATGGLDWGVKESFRSYLAGPIANGNIAASDGATANPDGTFHFPAASYDATGKIAGFKGTLTMAGHEGALHITISKLTVDVKNKTLRADVTSTSADGTAQSLRHVVVATLDTASATSDAEGVKAAGLPVALTEAGVPAFANVYEAGVALDPLSFDVSALAPANDVTVAADGTFSATWAVPARQKPGTYTVKATATPSAARRGIQALAVVEEFALLTFEIFAPADTKPVVPLTPLEPSTPNPGKDQCTAGTIVNGTLSWGVKESFRKYITGNIAKGHVGFNGKAATANDVFVFTGGKGTIDTAKRSGTVQFAGEVAFQGHDYGSGPVLSVTFNNITLAMEGNTGTLSADVLSRSLESATAGSKPGEDTEYKGAVLATLDLGRAALNRESTVYAATGVPAVLAPSGVAPFADFYAAGDALDPVTFALGCNTTVELSGDAVAPPAAGTATLANPVLAKTGAMGLDATVLGALLVLLLGAGAMAGNRLVRRRT; encoded by the coding sequence ATGCCGTCAACACACCGTGCCCCTTGGTGGAGGCGGCCCATGGGCGTGCTGGCCACCTTGGCCATCGCCGGCTCCGGCCTGGCCGCGGGCGCAACAGGCGCCCAAGCCAACGAGGCGACTCCAGCCAGTCCTACCACCAGTGCCGTTGAACTGACCGGCGGCCAGCTGGACTGGGGCGTGAGTAAATTCTTCCGCGACTACATTACGGGCAACATTGCCAAGGGTGCCATCACCCCTGCCGGAGGTGCCAGCGCCAACCCCGACGGAACGCTAAGATTCCCGGCTGTGGCACTCGACTCAGCCGGCAGGACCCTTGCCTTTGGGGGATCTGTGGCATTCACGGGCCACCACGGTGCACTGTCAACCAATATCTCGGACATCCGCATTGACCTTGCCCAGGGGATGCTGCTGGCAGATGTTGAAAGCATCTCCATGAGCACCGGACTTCTGGAGAAGTACGACGACGTCAAGTTCGCCACGGTGGATACCGCTGGCGTTCAGGAAACGGGCACGGCCTTTGTTGGAACCGCCCTGCCCTCAGCCATCCATGCCGACGGTGTCCCCGCATTCTCCAACGTTTTCAATGCCGGTGCCGCCTTTGACCCGGTGACGTTCAATGTCACGTATAAGACAGTTGTTCAGGCACCTGTGGTGGGCGTTTCGCCCGCCGCGGTCAGTGCGGTGCCCGGAGAGACGGCAACCTTTACCGCCGCGGCCACGGGCCATGATTCCGTGCAGTGGCAGCTTTCCGCTGCCGGCACCGGTCCGTGGACCGATATTGCCGGAGCCACCGGCGAACAGTTGGTGGTTGTGGCCGATCCCGCCCTGAATGGGAACCTCTACCGCGCAGCATTTAGCAACCCCGGGGGAGTGGTCTCCTCCGATCCTGCAGCGCTGACGGTGGGCGATGCGCCGAAGGTATGGAGGCCTGCGTTGAGTGTTTTTGCCGCTGATGGGCTGACGCCGTTGACCGCTGCTGTCCCCGAGGGGACGAAGGTTTTGGTGCGGGGTTCCGGGTACGATCCTGCGGCAAATGTTGCCGCTTCCGGTTCCAGGCCGCCCATTTCGGCCGGGAACCCTGCCGGCTTGTATGTGGTGTTTGGCAAGTTTGCTGACGAGTGGAAGCCGTCGTCGGGTGCGCAACCCTCGGCCCGTGTGGTGGGGAACCAGAAGTGGGCCATGAGCCAGGCGGCCTTTGACCTGATTGTGCCGGCGTACCAGTCTTCTGTGAAGGGTCAGTGGGTTGAGGTTGCCGCTGACGGTTCCTTTGCTGCGGAGCTGACGGTGCAGAAGAAGGTGGTTTCCGGGGAGCCTGTTGAGTGGCCCGGGGTGGGCAACTTTGGTGCCTATACCTATGCTGCCGGCGGCACCGTGAACGCTACCCAGGAATTGTACGCACCCATCACCGTGGGCGATGCGCCTGTGGTGTCAACCGCAACGCTCAGCGTCACCCCCGCAGACGGGCTCAAACACGGTTCCACGCTGAGAGTCAGCGGCAGCGGCTACGTACCAGGCCGAGTCATCTATGTGGCCGAGGTTGCCCAGGGGCCCGGCGGAAATGCCCGCCCGGCGTTGCATGAACGCGCCCAGCGTGTTGAGGTCCGCGCCGACGGTACCTTCGGCCCCCTCGAAGTCAGCGTCACCACCGTCTTTGAGAACGGCGAATTCACTGCTGTGAAGGACCAGCTGTTCATCGCGACCTTCAACTCACCCTTGCTCGGCGACAACACGGACCACGACTACAGCAATGACCGTTCGCAGGATGCCTTCCAGGCGTTGGCCTGGGCGGACCCATCGGCTCCGGTGGTGGACCCGACCCCGGAGGTCCCGGTTCCTGCAATCAACACCGAAGCGAAGGCTGTCGAAGCCGGACAGCCCATCACGTTCACCGGCAGCAACTTCACCCCCGGGGGCGTGCTTGCCTTCACCGAAGGTGAGAATGTCTTGGCAGTCTCCGGACCGGCGTCGCCCGCGACTGGTGGACTGGATTGGGGTGTGAAGGAGTCCTTCAGGAGCTACCTTGCCGGCCCCATTGCCAACGGCAATATTGCAGCCAGCGATGGTGCCACGGCCAACCCGGACGGCACCTTCCACTTCCCGGCCGCAAGCTATGACGCCACAGGGAAAATTGCTGGGTTCAAGGGCACCTTGACCATGGCGGGGCACGAGGGAGCCCTTCACATCACCATCAGCAAGCTGACAGTGGATGTCAAGAACAAGACCCTGCGTGCAGATGTCACCAGCACGTCAGCTGATGGAACGGCTCAGAGCTTGCGCCACGTGGTGGTGGCGACCTTGGACACAGCGTCCGCTACCTCCGACGCGGAGGGAGTGAAGGCTGCGGGCCTGCCTGTGGCCCTCACCGAGGCCGGGGTTCCCGCGTTTGCGAACGTCTACGAGGCAGGGGTCGCACTGGATCCTCTTTCCTTCGACGTGAGCGCGCTTGCTCCGGCCAACGATGTCACAGTTGCCGCGGACGGTACTTTCAGCGCCACCTGGGCTGTTCCGGCCAGACAGAAGCCGGGCACTTACACCGTAAAGGCAACAGCCACACCCTCAGCCGCGAGGCGAGGCATCCAGGCCCTTGCCGTGGTCGAGGAATTCGCCCTGCTCACCTTTGAGATCTTTGCGCCAGCGGATACGAAACCGGTTGTTCCGCTGACCCCCTTGGAACCCAGCACCCCGAACCCGGGCAAGGACCAGTGCACGGCCGGCACCATTGTCAACGGGACACTCTCCTGGGGCGTGAAGGAATCCTTCCGCAAGTACATCACCGGCAACATTGCCAAGGGCCACGTCGGCTTCAATGGCAAAGCGGCCACGGCAAACGATGTCTTCGTCTTCACCGGTGGCAAGGGAACCATTGACACTGCCAAGCGAAGTGGAACGGTGCAATTCGCCGGGGAGGTCGCTTTCCAAGGACACGACTACGGTTCCGGCCCAGTCCTGTCCGTCACATTCAACAACATCACCTTGGCCATGGAAGGCAACACCGGAACGCTGAGTGCGGACGTGCTCAGCCGCTCACTGGAATCAGCCACTGCCGGGTCCAAGCCCGGGGAGGACACCGAATACAAGGGGGCCGTGCTGGCCACCCTCGACCTGGGTAGGGCGGCCCTGAACCGGGAATCGACCGTATACGCGGCCACCGGCGTCCCAGCCGTCCTGGCGCCCAGCGGCGTGGCGCCGTTTGCTGACTTCTACGCGGCAGGCGACGCCCTCGACCCGGTCACCTTTGCCCTAGGGTGCAACACCACGGTTGAGCTGTCCGGTGACGCGGTGGCGCCACCGGCCGCCGGCACAGCAACCCTAGCCAACCCGGTTCTGGCAAAGACAGGTGCGATGGGGTTGGATGCAACAGTCCTGGGGGCTTTGCTGGTCCTGCTCCTGGGTGCCGGGGCCATGGCGGGAAACCGCCTGGTGCGCCGACGCACCTAG
- a CDS encoding LPXTG cell wall anchor domain-containing protein, with protein MRGNTGRTSVTATRFEHRRRALRVAAAMGLAGGMALATGAGAMAESASGPGGQTLSVDRAAGLNAAGDAVNVSGAGFDLGKGVYLGVCLNNGPGAAATPCLGGVDTTGGSGSSVWISSNPPAYGQGLAQPFTETGGKGSFNVSLSVQAADALTNCEDKATAPNGCVIVTRADHTRGADRSADVMIPISFGTAAQTPADAAAGSKDAGALAKTGATTGIAVAGGAVLLAAGAGAVVMTRRRKGGNQP; from the coding sequence ATGAGGGGAAATACCGGCCGGACATCTGTCACGGCAACACGCTTTGAGCACAGGAGGCGGGCGCTGCGGGTGGCCGCGGCCATGGGACTAGCAGGAGGCATGGCACTGGCAACAGGCGCCGGGGCCATGGCCGAATCGGCCAGCGGACCCGGCGGGCAAACACTCAGCGTCGACCGCGCGGCCGGCCTGAATGCAGCCGGCGACGCCGTTAACGTTAGTGGTGCGGGCTTTGATCTGGGCAAGGGCGTCTACCTGGGCGTGTGCCTCAACAACGGCCCCGGTGCGGCGGCCACACCCTGCCTGGGCGGAGTGGATACTACCGGCGGGAGCGGAAGTTCGGTGTGGATCTCCTCGAACCCGCCAGCCTATGGCCAGGGCCTGGCTCAACCATTCACCGAAACCGGCGGCAAGGGCTCCTTCAATGTGTCCTTGTCGGTGCAGGCCGCCGATGCCCTGACTAATTGTGAAGACAAGGCCACCGCACCCAACGGCTGCGTCATTGTCACCCGGGCCGATCACACCCGCGGAGCCGACCGTAGCGCCGATGTCATGATTCCCATCAGCTTTGGCACAGCTGCGCAGACGCCAGCGGACGCTGCAGCTGGGTCCAAGGACGCGGGCGCACTGGCCAAGACGGGCGCCACCACCGGCATTGCCGTCGCCGGTGGCGCTGTGCTGCTGGCCGCCGGCGCCGGTGCCGTTGTCATGACCCGCCGCCGCAAGGGCGGAAACCAACCGTGA
- a CDS encoding heme/hemin ABC transporter substrate-binding protein — translation MKLALPELRPHTVSLPTGSRGARRGLLSTAALLSLVLTGCAPVTPGIVGAASNAPAAPVSACTDGTAGKRELPAEWSATGSWAGATNAASHQAATGPTTAETAGMTLPKVASVPTPELPASVTSCDGANVAVTDVSRIVTIDLYGTLTEIVHGLGLGANVVGHDRAANFPEAANGTVVTPSGHDLNAEAITALDPTLILTDTTIGPLDIQQQLREIGIPVIFFDPARTLPGISHQINAVADALGVPDAGVELNTLVGADISAALSMVPAASTPARVAFLYVRGTAGVYLMAGPGSGADDMIAAAGAMDVGTDIGLKLPFTQLTSEALIKAAPDVLLLMTGGLKSVGGVDGLVKIQGIGQTPAGTSRRVVDIADDSLLGFGPRTGQSIKALATALHGSRS, via the coding sequence ATGAAACTCGCCTTGCCCGAACTGCGCCCTCACACCGTTTCATTGCCCACTGGTTCACGGGGGGCGCGGCGGGGGCTACTTTCCACCGCGGCCTTGCTGTCCTTGGTCCTGACCGGCTGCGCGCCCGTGACGCCGGGAATCGTCGGCGCGGCCAGCAATGCGCCGGCAGCACCGGTGAGCGCATGCACCGACGGCACGGCAGGGAAACGTGAACTTCCCGCAGAATGGAGCGCAACGGGATCCTGGGCCGGGGCAACAAACGCCGCTTCACACCAAGCTGCCACGGGCCCCACCACCGCCGAGACCGCAGGGATGACGCTGCCCAAGGTCGCCAGTGTTCCGACACCGGAACTGCCCGCCTCCGTGACGTCCTGTGACGGGGCGAACGTAGCGGTGACAGATGTGAGCCGGATCGTCACGATCGACCTCTACGGCACACTGACGGAAATCGTGCACGGCCTCGGACTTGGCGCCAACGTGGTGGGACATGACAGGGCCGCAAACTTCCCCGAGGCAGCCAATGGAACCGTTGTGACGCCGTCGGGCCATGATCTCAACGCCGAGGCCATCACAGCCCTTGACCCCACGCTGATCCTGACGGACACCACCATTGGGCCCCTTGATATTCAGCAGCAATTGCGTGAGATTGGGATTCCCGTGATCTTCTTCGACCCCGCCCGCACGTTGCCGGGCATCAGCCACCAAATCAACGCGGTGGCCGACGCTTTGGGTGTTCCGGATGCCGGGGTGGAATTGAACACGCTGGTGGGGGCGGACATCTCGGCGGCTCTTTCCATGGTCCCTGCCGCAAGCACTCCTGCGCGTGTGGCTTTCCTGTACGTTCGTGGGACTGCTGGCGTGTATTTGATGGCGGGCCCAGGCTCCGGCGCCGATGACATGATCGCCGCAGCCGGCGCCATGGATGTGGGGACGGATATCGGCCTGAAATTGCCCTTCACCCAGCTGACGTCCGAGGCCCTGATCAAGGCGGCCCCCGATGTGCTGCTGTTGATGACGGGCGGCCTGAAATCTGTGGGCGGGGTTGACGGACTGGTCAAGATTCAAGGTATTGGCCAGACCCCCGCCGGCACCTCCCGACGCGTTGTCGACATCGCGGACGACTCCCTGCTGGGGTTCGGCCCCCGCACCGGGCAAAGCATCAAGGCACTTGCCACAGCCTTGCATGGGAGCCGATCTTGA
- a CDS encoding FecCD family ABC transporter permease, with amino-acid sequence MTATLPPKTVKPAPQAPPAKRRGPVKNRLVLLGLGIALAATAVIAAGSGQLGVTPLEVLGTITHGFNNWVQSWLDFFTINVTSPFAIGPLPEHARGYETLWAVRFPRVVLAMIVGAALACSGTVMQGVFGNPLAEPAVVGVSSGAAVGASTAIVTGLAGYGNWVVALFAFLGGLLTTLLVYSLSRSKGRTEVVTLVLTGIAVNAFTFAMIAFYTYVADPNAREQLIFWQLGSLNGASWISVGSVAPLLIVGLGMAFAAAKKLDLLSLGERSARHLGVNVERLRMIMIVTVALLVGAGVAFTGIVSFVGLVVPHLIRIIAGPGHKLLLPASALGGALLVLVADLAARTLVPYSDLPLGMLTALIGGPFFFWLLRRTRNEQGGWA; translated from the coding sequence TTGACCGCAACACTGCCCCCCAAAACCGTCAAACCGGCGCCCCAAGCGCCCCCGGCGAAGCGCCGTGGGCCAGTCAAAAACCGCCTCGTCCTGCTGGGACTGGGCATCGCCTTGGCAGCTACTGCCGTGATCGCCGCCGGCAGCGGCCAGCTAGGGGTCACCCCGCTGGAGGTGCTGGGCACCATCACCCACGGGTTCAACAACTGGGTGCAAAGCTGGCTGGACTTCTTCACGATCAATGTCACCAGCCCCTTCGCCATAGGCCCGTTGCCAGAACACGCACGCGGCTATGAAACCCTCTGGGCGGTGCGGTTCCCGCGCGTGGTCCTGGCCATGATCGTCGGGGCGGCACTGGCCTGCTCGGGCACAGTCATGCAGGGCGTGTTCGGCAACCCGCTGGCCGAACCTGCCGTGGTGGGTGTTTCCTCCGGCGCCGCGGTGGGTGCCAGCACGGCCATCGTGACCGGGCTGGCCGGCTACGGGAACTGGGTGGTGGCCCTGTTCGCATTCTTGGGCGGGCTTCTGACAACACTTTTGGTTTACAGTCTCTCGCGCAGCAAGGGCCGCACCGAGGTTGTCACGCTCGTTCTGACGGGCATCGCCGTCAACGCCTTCACCTTCGCCATGATCGCTTTCTACACCTACGTGGCCGATCCCAATGCCCGTGAACAACTGATCTTCTGGCAGCTGGGCAGCCTCAACGGCGCAAGCTGGATCAGCGTGGGATCCGTGGCTCCATTGTTGATAGTGGGGCTGGGCATGGCTTTTGCGGCGGCCAAGAAACTTGATTTACTCTCCCTAGGCGAGCGTTCGGCGCGGCACCTGGGTGTTAACGTGGAACGCCTGCGCATGATCATGATTGTCACGGTGGCCTTGCTGGTGGGCGCCGGGGTAGCCTTCACCGGGATCGTGAGCTTTGTGGGCCTGGTAGTGCCACACCTGATCCGCATCATTGCCGGCCCCGGACACAAGCTGCTCCTGCCCGCCAGTGCGCTGGGCGGCGCGCTCCTGGTCTTAGTGGCAGATTTGGCCGCCCGCACCCTGGTTCCATATTCGGACCTGCCACTGGGCATGCTGACGGCGCTGATCGGCGGGCCATTCTTCTTCTGGCTGCTGCGACGCACCCGCAACGAACAAGGTGGTTGGGCGTGA